The Tepidibacter aestuarii genome contains a region encoding:
- a CDS encoding DAK2 domain-containing protein: MVLSGANNLQNHKELVDKLNVFPVPDGDTGTNMSLTIQAAVNEVIKDSNNTIKEIGKAASKGSLMGARGNSGVILSQLLRGFAKSIEDKDELDTTDLANALKNGADTAYKAVIKPIEGTILTVARETGEFAVKIAQKEKDMKKFMEKVLKESNRSLENTPNLLKNLKEAGVVDSGGKGLVCILEGAYKAFLGEFVEKNTGSNEVQEVSKNSEISTEDIKFAYCTEFILDTDKISYSKMKDLIQGQGDSLIVVGDDSLIKVHIHTNNPGFVLQEATKYGQLDKIKIENMRIQHENILIKEDIKEEPKEMKEYGFISIAMGSGITSIFKDFGVDHVIEGGQTMNPSTEDFIQAIDNINAKNIIILPNNSNVIMAANQAKEISDKNIIVIPSKTTPQGFSALLAFNPEADSESNQKAMKYALENVKTGQITFAVRDTSMNDIDIKEGDIIGIGEGKIQEAGKNIKEVTLSLIDKLVDEDSEIITLFYGEELSEDDTNELREEIEAKYDDLDVEVYCGNQPLYYYIISVE, encoded by the coding sequence ATGGTATTATCAGGTGCGAATAATTTGCAAAATCACAAAGAGCTTGTAGATAAACTAAATGTATTTCCAGTACCAGATGGAGATACTGGGACGAATATGTCTCTTACTATACAAGCCGCTGTAAATGAAGTAATTAAGGACTCAAATAATACTATAAAAGAAATAGGAAAAGCAGCTTCTAAAGGATCTTTAATGGGAGCTAGAGGAAACTCTGGTGTTATATTATCTCAGCTTTTAAGAGGATTTGCAAAGTCTATAGAGGATAAGGATGAACTAGATACGACGGATTTAGCAAATGCTTTAAAAAATGGAGCAGATACTGCATATAAAGCTGTAATAAAACCTATAGAAGGAACTATACTTACAGTTGCAAGAGAAACTGGAGAGTTTGCCGTTAAGATAGCTCAAAAAGAAAAAGATATGAAGAAATTTATGGAAAAAGTATTAAAAGAATCTAACCGTTCTTTAGAAAATACTCCAAATCTTCTTAAGAATTTAAAAGAAGCTGGAGTTGTGGATTCAGGCGGAAAAGGATTAGTTTGTATACTAGAGGGAGCGTATAAAGCTTTTTTAGGAGAATTTGTAGAGAAAAATACAGGTTCTAATGAAGTCCAAGAAGTAAGTAAGAATTCAGAAATATCTACTGAGGATATTAAGTTTGCTTATTGTACTGAATTTATACTAGATACGGATAAGATAAGCTACAGTAAAATGAAGGATCTTATACAAGGACAGGGAGATAGCTTAATAGTTGTTGGAGATGATTCTTTAATAAAAGTTCATATACACACTAATAATCCAGGTTTTGTTTTACAAGAAGCTACAAAGTATGGACAATTAGATAAAATAAAAATAGAGAATATGAGAATTCAACATGAAAACATATTAATTAAAGAAGATATAAAAGAAGAACCTAAAGAGATGAAAGAATATGGATTTATATCTATAGCTATGGGATCTGGAATAACTTCAATATTTAAAGATTTTGGAGTGGATCACGTAATAGAGGGTGGACAAACTATGAACCCTAGTACGGAAGATTTTATACAGGCTATAGATAATATAAATGCAAAAAACATAATTATATTACCAAACAATAGTAATGTAATTATGGCTGCAAATCAGGCTAAAGAAATATCTGATAAGAATATAATAGTAATACCTTCTAAAACAACTCCACAAGGATTTTCGGCTTTACTTGCATTTAATCCTGAAGCAGATTCGGAGTCTAATCAAAAAGCTATGAAGTATGCTCTTGAAAATGTTAAAACAGGCCAAATAACATTTGCTGTAAGAGATACTAGCATGAATGATATAGACATAAAAGAAGGCGATATAATAGGTATAGGAGAAGGTAAGATACAAGAAGCGGGAAAAAATATAAAAGAGGTGACTCTATCTTTAATAGATAAATTAGTTGATGAGGACAGTGAGATTATAACTTTATTCTATGGTGAAGAATTAAGTGAAGATGATACTAATGAATTAAGAGAAGAGATAGAAGCAAAATATGATGACCTAGATGTAGAAGTTTACTGCGGAAATCAACCATTATACTATTATATAATTTCTGTAGAGTAA
- the coaD gene encoding pantetheine-phosphate adenylyltransferase encodes MKKIAVYPGSFDPITNGHLDIIKRASKLFDKLIVSVLYNSSKNSLFTFEERVELLKEVVKDLDNVEVDCFTGLLIDYCNDKKVNAIIRGLRAVSDFEYELQMAQMNRQLNQNIETVILTTSTKYSFISSSLIKEVAKFKGDISELVPNNVSEEVYKKLHGGD; translated from the coding sequence ATGAAAAAAATAGCAGTATATCCAGGAAGCTTCGATCCAATAACTAATGGACATTTAGATATAATAAAAAGAGCATCTAAACTATTTGATAAATTGATAGTATCTGTTTTATACAACTCTAGTAAAAATTCTCTATTCACATTTGAGGAAAGAGTTGAACTTTTAAAAGAGGTTGTTAAAGATCTAGACAATGTAGAGGTAGATTGCTTTACAGGTCTTTTAATTGATTATTGTAATGATAAAAAGGTTAATGCTATAATAAGAGGATTAAGAGCTGTTTCAGATTTTGAATATGAGCTTCAAATGGCTCAGATGAATAGGCAGTTAAATCAAAATATAGAAACTGTAATACTTACAACTAGTACAAAATACTCTTTTATAAGCTCTTCTCTAATAAAAGAAGTAGCAAAGTTTAAAGGAGATATATCGGAATTAGTTCCAAATAATGTATCTGAAGAGGTATATAAAAAATTACATGGGGGGGATTAA
- the recG gene encoding ATP-dependent DNA helicase RecG produces MDLNKSLQYIKGIGPKKYKKLNKLGIYTVKDLIYYFPRQYEDRSKFKKIFSLQNEEKVSIRGIITGIETQEPKKKMIINKIQVRDDTGYIKLVFFNQKYIVNNFKVGDNIVAYGKVKKEYGKTEILNCEIEFDTKHANSIGKIVPIYPLTYGVSNKELINVINGVLKNEDLKIDEYIPKNIVDKNKLCGLNFAIKNIHNPQNLQSLKVALYRLVYEEFLILQLGLLYLKSGVVDKEGIKFEKKDKLEEIITSLPFSLTNAQRRSLDDILNDMNSNKVMNRLVQGDVGSGKTVVALLSLANSVLNSYQAAMMAPTEILAEQHFNSLNEILSKFDINIGLLVGSLTKKQKMDVLRKTKEGEIDILIGTHALIEDGVEFKKLGMVITDEQHRFGVRQRNKLSEKGDNPDILVMTATPIPRTLALILYGDLDISIIDELPPGRQIIDTFAIPKEKRLKAYNFVRSQIELGRQVYIVCPLVEESEVIKAKAAVDLLEELKTEHFSDLKLELLHGKMKACDKDEIMKKFKNGEVDILVSTTVIEVGVNVPNATLMIIENAERFGLAQLHQLRGRVGRGEYKSYCILIYGSKNEVTFERMKTMEQTTDGFKISEKDLEIRGPGEFFGTRQHGLPELKIANIFKHIKILKEAQREAQIIIEEDEKLNLNKNKELKKEIINRFEEKLNDITLN; encoded by the coding sequence ATGGATTTAAATAAAAGCTTACAATACATAAAGGGCATAGGGCCTAAAAAGTATAAAAAATTAAATAAACTTGGCATATACACAGTAAAGGATTTAATATACTATTTTCCAAGACAGTACGAAGACAGAAGCAAATTTAAGAAAATATTTAGTCTACAAAATGAAGAAAAAGTCTCTATAAGAGGAATTATTACAGGAATTGAGACTCAAGAGCCAAAAAAGAAGATGATTATAAATAAAATACAGGTAAGAGATGATACTGGTTATATAAAGCTTGTATTCTTTAATCAAAAGTATATAGTCAATAACTTTAAAGTAGGGGATAATATAGTTGCATATGGTAAGGTTAAAAAAGAATACGGAAAAACTGAAATATTAAACTGTGAGATAGAATTTGATACAAAACATGCAAATTCAATAGGAAAAATAGTTCCTATATATCCTTTGACCTATGGAGTTTCAAATAAAGAATTAATAAATGTAATAAACGGTGTATTAAAAAATGAAGACTTAAAAATAGACGAATATATTCCAAAAAATATTGTAGATAAAAATAAACTATGTGGTTTAAATTTTGCTATAAAAAATATTCACAATCCACAAAACCTACAAAGTTTGAAGGTTGCCTTATACAGGCTTGTGTATGAGGAGTTCTTAATACTTCAATTAGGATTATTATACTTAAAAAGTGGAGTAGTAGATAAAGAGGGAATAAAATTTGAGAAAAAGGATAAACTTGAAGAAATTATAACATCCCTTCCGTTTTCACTTACTAATGCTCAAAGAAGATCTCTTGACGATATACTAAACGATATGAATTCTAATAAGGTCATGAATAGACTTGTTCAAGGAGACGTAGGATCTGGAAAAACAGTAGTAGCTCTTTTAAGCCTTGCAAATTCAGTTTTAAATTCATATCAAGCAGCTATGATGGCTCCAACTGAAATATTAGCAGAACAACACTTTAATTCACTCAATGAAATATTATCTAAATTCGATATAAATATAGGTCTACTTGTAGGAAGTCTAACTAAAAAGCAGAAAATGGATGTTCTAAGAAAGACTAAAGAAGGTGAGATAGATATATTAATAGGAACGCATGCTCTTATAGAGGATGGAGTTGAATTTAAAAAGTTGGGAATGGTTATAACAGATGAACAACATAGATTTGGTGTAAGGCAGAGAAATAAATTATCCGAAAAAGGAGACAACCCCGACATACTAGTTATGACTGCAACGCCTATACCTAGAACTTTGGCACTTATACTTTATGGTGACCTGGATATATCTATAATAGATGAGCTTCCTCCTGGAAGACAGATTATAGATACATTTGCTATTCCTAAAGAAAAAAGACTTAAAGCATATAATTTTGTCAGAAGTCAGATAGAACTTGGAAGGCAGGTTTATATAGTATGTCCTCTAGTTGAAGAATCAGAAGTAATAAAGGCAAAGGCAGCAGTTGATTTGTTGGAGGAGTTAAAAACTGAACACTTTTCAGATTTAAAACTAGAGCTTTTACATGGAAAAATGAAAGCCTGTGATAAAGATGAAATAATGAAAAAATTCAAAAATGGAGAAGTTGATATACTAGTATCAACAACCGTTATAGAGGTTGGGGTAAATGTTCCAAATGCTACACTTATGATTATAGAAAATGCTGAAAGATTTGGGTTAGCACAGCTACATCAGCTAAGAGGACGAGTTGGAAGAGGAGAATATAAGTCTTACTGTATACTTATATATGGATCAAAGAATGAAGTTACATTCGAGAGAATGAAAACCATGGAACAAACAACAGATGGGTTTAAAATATCTGAGAAGGATTTAGAAATAAGAGGACCTGGAGAATTTTTTGGAACAAGACAACATGGTCTTCCAGAACTAAAGATAGCTAACATATTTAAGCATATTAAAATACTAAAAGAAGCACAAAGAGAAGCACAAATTATAATAGAAGAAGATGAAAAATTAAACCTTAATAAAAACAAAGAACTCAAGAAAGAAATAATAAATAGATTTGAGGAAAAATTAAACGATATAACATTAAATTAA
- a CDS encoding chemotaxis protein CheX — MSSKIINHFLNSVLDIMPQLGFSNIEKKDVFIKESSIKVDGVMLNLGVVGDIKGNVIYNMSEDDAKKVASKMMMGMPVLEFDNMAQSAISELSNMLTAKASIKLEKEGINTNISTPTLTHGRDFEVKTNTDKIISSEVLVDDISIKVNIAFE; from the coding sequence ATGAGTTCAAAAATTATAAATCATTTTTTAAATTCGGTTTTAGACATAATGCCTCAGTTAGGATTTAGTAATATAGAAAAAAAAGATGTTTTTATAAAAGAAAGTAGTATTAAGGTAGACGGTGTAATGTTAAATTTAGGCGTCGTAGGAGATATAAAGGGAAACGTAATTTATAATATGAGTGAAGATGATGCAAAAAAGGTAGCTTCTAAAATGATGATGGGAATGCCAGTTTTGGAATTTGACAATATGGCTCAAAGTGCTATATCTGAATTATCTAATATGCTTACGGCAAAAGCCAGTATAAAACTTGAAAAAGAAGGAATAAATACTAATATATCTACACCTACATTGACTCATGGAAGGGACTTTGAAGTTAAAACGAATACTGATAAAATAATATCTAGCGAAGTTTTAGTAGATGATATATCTATTAAAGTTAATATTGCCTTTGAATAA
- a CDS encoding GAF domain-containing protein yields the protein MRLTKVNEDIQKTCENISKLLNVEVTLVDSNLVRIAGTGEFKQKIGTSIDRNSIYSHVLETGETYTMNEKYDSEKCAQCNQRHYCKEIADICCPIQINDTVIGVVGLVAFDEKQRDMMLLKKSELMLFISNIADLMSLKLKAMDDIDHINDKISSFEELEKKEILKAIKKYGNTTDGMKKTADALNIGIATLYRKIKKYDIK from the coding sequence GTGAGGTTAACAAAAGTAAATGAAGATATACAAAAAACTTGTGAAAATATATCGAAGTTACTAAATGTTGAGGTTACTTTAGTTGACTCTAATTTGGTTAGAATAGCTGGAACTGGAGAATTCAAACAAAAAATTGGAACTAGTATAGATAGAAATTCCATATACTCTCACGTTTTAGAAACGGGAGAGACTTATACTATGAATGAAAAATATGATAGTGAAAAATGTGCACAGTGTAATCAAAGACATTATTGTAAAGAAATTGCAGATATATGTTGTCCTATTCAAATTAATGATACAGTAATAGGTGTAGTAGGGCTTGTAGCTTTTGATGAAAAGCAAAGAGATATGATGCTTTTAAAAAAGAGTGAACTAATGCTTTTTATATCTAATATAGCTGATTTGATGTCTTTAAAGCTTAAGGCCATGGATGATATTGACCATATTAATGATAAAATAAGTTCTTTTGAAGAATTAGAAAAAAAAGAGATTTTAAAAGCTATAAAAAAATATGGGAATACTACAGATGGAATGAAAAAAACAGCAGATGCTTTAAATATAGGAATAGCTACGCTTTATAGAAAAATAAAAAAGTATGATATAAAATAG
- a CDS encoding ATPase, which produces MELLKLIEEIEDLVEESSGIPFGNKVFVDKKHFLEIIKEIRLQLPDEIKQAEWINTERQRILAEAQQEADAIVENTKSYVQEQVEESEVTKEAQKQAEQIIQQAQNTSKEIRRGAKEYADNILGKVQADLGKIAEVIAANREELK; this is translated from the coding sequence TTGGAACTATTAAAATTAATAGAAGAAATAGAAGATTTAGTAGAAGAAAGTTCTGGAATTCCATTTGGAAATAAGGTTTTTGTAGATAAAAAACACTTTTTAGAAATAATAAAAGAAATAAGACTTCAATTGCCTGATGAAATAAAACAAGCAGAATGGATAAATACAGAAAGACAAAGAATACTAGCAGAAGCTCAACAAGAGGCAGATGCAATAGTTGAAAATACTAAATCTTATGTTCAAGAACAGGTTGAAGAGAGTGAAGTTACAAAAGAAGCCCAAAAACAAGCTGAGCAAATAATCCAGCAAGCTCAAAATACTTCTAAAGAAATAAGAAGAGGTGCAAAAGAGTATGCGGATAACATACTTGGAAAAGTTCAAGCAGATTTAGGAAAGATAGCGGAGGTTATAGCCGCTAATAGAGAAGAATTAAAATAG
- a CDS encoding DNA topoisomerase III, whose amino-acid sequence MKKILVLAEKPSVGKDIAKVLNCKSEKNGYIEGEKYIVTWAFGHLVTLAAPENYNEKYKSWKIEDLPMLPNKLKLVTINKTHKQFSNVKRLMNRNDVGEIVIATDAGREGELVARWIIEKAHVKKSIKRLWISSVTDKAIKDGFNNLKPGKDYENLYKSATARAESDWLVGINATRALTCKYNSSLSCGRVQTPTLFMIAKRENDIKTFKPKDFYGIKAFINDVEFVWQDSKTKNTNTFNKAKCDNVINVLNNKKARVIDVIKKRKKSFAPSLYNLTDLQADANKIYSYSAKETLSIMQKLYEHNKLLTYPRTDSRYISEDIVDTLKDRVMACRVGEYSKIAFGILKKEIKANKTFVDDSKVSDHHAIIPTEESSGFSSLSDKEFKIYDLVVKRFLAVLNKPFEYESITIKIEIGQEVFTTKTKKVLSLGWKQVYEEIESDDNIVNDFLKDLNAGDEFDVSNIYQTKGQTNPPSRFDEGSLLIAMENPKRYMSDENKELIKTIQETGGLGTVATRADIIEKLYSNFLIEKKGRYIYITPKGEQLLDLVPDDLKSPLLTAKWEQKLALISKGILRKDDFTNEMRNYTDIIVKDIKNSDQKFKHENITRNKCPECGKYMLEVNSKHGKKLICQDRECGYRQNISKKTNARCPNCFKKLELKGQGEGKVFVCKCGHREKLSKFNERKKSQGKKVNKKDVNKYLKKQKKENEQGLNSALAEALAKFKK is encoded by the coding sequence ATGAAAAAAATATTAGTTTTAGCTGAAAAACCCTCAGTGGGAAAAGATATAGCTAAAGTTTTAAATTGCAAATCAGAAAAAAATGGATACATAGAAGGTGAAAAATATATTGTAACATGGGCTTTTGGGCATTTAGTTACATTAGCAGCTCCTGAAAATTATAATGAAAAATATAAGTCTTGGAAAATAGAAGATTTACCTATGCTTCCTAATAAATTAAAGTTAGTTACTATAAATAAAACTCATAAACAGTTCAGCAATGTAAAAAGGCTAATGAACAGAAATGATGTTGGGGAAATAGTAATTGCCACTGATGCAGGACGTGAAGGGGAGCTTGTAGCAAGATGGATAATAGAAAAAGCACACGTTAAAAAGAGCATAAAAAGATTATGGATATCATCTGTTACAGATAAAGCTATAAAAGATGGTTTTAATAATTTAAAACCAGGAAAAGATTATGAAAATTTATATAAAAGTGCAACTGCACGTGCTGAATCAGATTGGCTTGTAGGAATTAATGCAACTAGAGCATTAACATGTAAATATAATTCATCTCTTTCTTGCGGAAGAGTTCAAACCCCTACACTTTTTATGATAGCAAAGAGAGAAAATGACATAAAAACCTTCAAACCTAAGGATTTTTATGGAATAAAAGCTTTTATAAACGATGTTGAATTTGTATGGCAGGATAGTAAAACAAAAAACACTAATACTTTCAATAAAGCAAAATGTGATAATGTAATAAATGTATTAAATAACAAAAAAGCTAGGGTTATAGATGTAATAAAGAAAAGAAAAAAATCATTTGCTCCAAGCCTTTATAATTTAACTGATCTTCAGGCGGATGCTAATAAGATTTATTCTTATTCAGCTAAAGAAACATTATCTATAATGCAAAAATTATATGAACACAATAAATTGCTAACATATCCAAGAACAGATTCAAGGTATATATCAGAAGACATAGTAGATACTTTAAAAGATAGAGTTATGGCCTGTAGAGTTGGAGAATATTCCAAAATAGCTTTTGGTATTTTGAAAAAAGAAATTAAAGCTAATAAAACATTTGTAGATGACTCTAAGGTTTCTGATCATCATGCTATTATACCAACAGAAGAGTCTAGTGGTTTTTCTTCACTCAGTGATAAGGAGTTTAAAATATACGATTTGGTTGTAAAACGATTTTTAGCAGTGCTTAATAAGCCTTTTGAATATGAAAGTATAACTATAAAAATTGAAATAGGACAGGAAGTATTTACAACTAAAACTAAGAAAGTATTATCATTAGGATGGAAACAGGTATATGAAGAGATAGAATCCGATGATAATATAGTTAATGACTTTTTAAAAGATTTAAATGCAGGTGATGAGTTTGATGTATCTAATATATATCAAACTAAAGGTCAGACAAATCCTCCTTCTAGATTTGATGAGGGAAGTCTACTTATTGCTATGGAAAACCCAAAAAGGTATATGTCTGATGAAAATAAGGAATTGATAAAAACTATACAAGAGACAGGCGGCCTAGGGACTGTAGCTACAAGAGCAGATATTATAGAAAAATTATATAGTAATTTTTTAATCGAAAAAAAAGGTAGGTATATATATATAACACCAAAGGGGGAGCAACTTTTAGATCTTGTTCCTGATGATTTGAAATCGCCATTATTAACTGCTAAATGGGAACAAAAATTAGCCCTTATAAGCAAAGGGATATTAAGAAAAGATGATTTCACTAATGAAATGAGAAATTATACAGATATTATAGTAAAAGATATAAAAAATAGCGACCAAAAATTTAAACACGAAAATATAACTAGAAATAAGTGCCCTGAATGTGGAAAATATATGCTAGAGGTCAACTCAAAACATGGAAAAAAATTAATATGTCAGGATAGAGAATGCGGATATAGACAAAATATATCTAAGAAAACTAACGCAAGGTGTCCTAACTGCTTTAAAAAATTAGAGCTTAAAGGTCAAGGTGAAGGTAAGGTATTTGTATGCAAGTGTGGACATAGGGAAAAATTATCTAAATTCAATGAGAGAAAAAAATCACAAGGTAAGAAGGTAAACAAAAAAGATGTGAATAAATATTTAAAAAAACAGAAAAAAGAAAATGAGCAAGGTTTAAACTCTGCATTAGCAGAAGCCTTGGCCAAATTTAAGAAATAA
- the rsmD gene encoding 16S rRNA (guanine(966)-N(2))-methyltransferase RsmD: MRVISGSARGLKLKSPKNMDVRPTTDRVKESLFNIISDRVMESFVLDLFSGTGSLGIEALSRGAERATFVDASKSSMDIIKENIQKARVNDRSELILSDSISAVNKLGVRRDKFDIIFMDPPYLKNFIEKTLVEISKREILEEDGIIIVEHDIKDEVKDNIEKLEKYREKKYGNTMISFFAWED; this comes from the coding sequence ATGAGAGTTATTTCTGGGAGTGCTAGAGGATTAAAGCTTAAATCTCCAAAAAATATGGATGTAAGACCTACTACCGATAGAGTGAAAGAATCTTTATTTAATATTATAAGTGATAGAGTTATGGAAAGTTTTGTTTTAGACCTATTCTCTGGAACAGGATCACTTGGTATAGAGGCTCTATCAAGAGGAGCTGAAAGAGCTACATTTGTGGATGCAAGCAAATCTAGTATGGATATAATAAAAGAGAATATACAAAAGGCTAGAGTTAATGATAGAAGTGAATTGATTTTGTCAGATAGTATAAGTGCTGTAAATAAATTAGGTGTTAGAAGAGATAAATTTGATATAATATTTATGGATCCACCATATTTAAAAAACTTTATAGAAAAAACATTGGTAGAAATAAGTAAAAGAGAAATATTAGAGGAAGATGGAATAATAATAGTAGAGCATGATATAAAGGATGAAGTAAAAGACAATATAGAAAAACTTGAAAAATATAGAGAAAAAAAATACGGGAACACAATGATTTCGTTTTTTGCTTGGGAGGATTAA
- a CDS encoding GerAB/ArcD/ProY family transporter — MNKDILSEKQSTFIIILFLIATSTNIITGAGAKNDLWISIILGFLITLPLAMICARLCDLFPGKDLYDIFIMCYGKFFGKLMIFIYIIYCIHTELYIVLDYAFFVNIVALPETPKIVMIIILMLLCNWVTRYENEILANWAKFFLVIFILSIFLGIFLMIPNMNVDNLFPVLYNGINPIIKSMFGVISFPFAQIIVFTMYCSGFEKNASPWKIYIISLAVASFLIWINSVAGLFVSGPDVISSAYFSSYDAFARINIGNFIQRFESLSAIIYTLGVFLKASIYLLCITKGIGKIFNFEDYSFINTLSCLIIINMTNILHKNVQDNFYWLFNIWPYYSFLFQGILPIFIWISIEIIYKKDYVS, encoded by the coding sequence TTGAATAAGGATATTTTATCTGAAAAACAAAGTACATTTATAATTATATTGTTTTTAATAGCTACATCTACAAATATAATAACTGGTGCAGGTGCTAAAAATGATCTATGGATTAGTATAATTCTAGGTTTTTTGATTACTTTACCATTAGCTATGATATGTGCAAGGCTATGTGATTTATTTCCTGGGAAAGATTTGTATGATATTTTTATAATGTGTTACGGAAAATTTTTTGGGAAATTAATGATATTTATATATATAATCTACTGTATTCATACAGAATTATATATTGTATTAGATTATGCTTTTTTTGTTAATATAGTTGCGCTTCCTGAAACACCTAAGATAGTAATGATAATAATACTTATGCTATTATGTAATTGGGTAACCAGATATGAAAATGAAATACTAGCAAATTGGGCTAAGTTTTTTTTGGTTATTTTTATACTGAGCATATTCTTAGGTATATTTTTAATGATTCCTAATATGAATGTAGATAATCTATTTCCAGTGCTTTATAACGGTATAAATCCTATTATAAAGTCTATGTTTGGAGTTATTTCATTTCCATTTGCACAAATAATAGTATTCACTATGTACTGCTCTGGCTTTGAAAAAAATGCATCACCTTGGAAAATATACATTATAAGTTTAGCGGTAGCTTCATTTCTTATATGGATAAATTCTGTTGCTGGGCTTTTTGTTTCGGGTCCTGATGTTATAAGTTCTGCATATTTTTCTTCTTATGATGCGTTTGCTAGAATTAATATAGGAAATTTTATTCAACGATTTGAGAGTTTATCTGCAATTATATATACATTAGGAGTATTTCTAAAAGCAAGTATATATCTGTTATGCATTACAAAAGGTATTGGTAAGATTTTTAATTTTGAAGATTATAGTTTTATAAATACTTTATCGTGTCTGATTATAATTAATATGACTAACATTTTACATAAAAATGTACAAGATAATTTTTATTGGCTGTTTAATATATGGCCTTACTATTCGTTTTTATTTCAGGGAATACTGCCTATTTTTATATGGATAAGTATTGAAATAATTTATAAAAAAGACTATGTTTCATAG
- a CDS encoding sporulation integral membrane protein YlbJ, whose protein sequence is MKNSRLLRSVLPGIIVLSFILSIAIFPHESIESARVGMNICTNILIPSLLPFLIGANLLINLKIIDIMGVFLEKPSRILFNVPGKSSLIFVISILSGYPIGSKLTSNLRQNNEISKIEAQRLASFCSTSGPLFMVGSVGIGMFNNSKIGYFILLCHYIGALSVGMLFRFYNTSSDINHCNNNMSILTRLKKIIFYEKEEKGFYSIFGDSVRNGINTILVVCGFVIVFSVLFKILTLLKFINFISSILFVLLRPFDISIEIIQAFISGLFEITIGCNNVSLVSGPSLIFKISLCTFIISFSGISILAQCCNFLSHSDINIPIYIFSKFLHGINSFLFCYILYPIFKNSLDIQTFNNSIYYDIYVDKIFNNMPFNNNLFFAFILIVYILSYANDRYSKSSKKSLF, encoded by the coding sequence ATGAAAAATTCAAGATTGCTAAGATCTGTACTCCCCGGAATAATAGTTCTATCTTTTATACTAAGTATAGCTATATTTCCTCACGAGTCTATAGAGTCTGCACGAGTAGGAATGAATATATGTACTAATATATTAATTCCATCACTTCTCCCTTTTTTAATAGGGGCTAATCTATTGATAAATTTAAAAATTATAGATATTATGGGCGTATTTTTAGAAAAACCGTCTAGAATACTATTTAATGTACCAGGCAAAAGTTCATTGATATTTGTTATATCTATACTTTCTGGATACCCCATAGGCTCAAAGCTTACATCAAATCTTAGACAAAACAATGAAATATCTAAAATAGAAGCTCAAAGATTAGCCTCATTTTGTTCTACATCAGGGCCCTTATTCATGGTGGGATCCGTTGGAATAGGTATGTTTAATAATTCTAAAATAGGCTACTTCATACTCTTATGTCACTATATCGGAGCATTGAGCGTCGGTATGCTATTTAGATTTTACAACACTTCATCAGATATTAATCATTGTAATAACAACATGAGTATACTGACTAGATTAAAAAAAATAATATTTTATGAAAAGGAAGAAAAGGGATTTTATTCTATATTCGGAGATTCAGTTAGAAATGGAATAAATACAATACTAGTAGTATGTGGATTTGTTATAGTATTTTCTGTATTATTCAAAATACTTACTTTGTTGAAATTCATAAATTTTATAAGTTCTATATTATTTGTATTACTTCGTCCATTTGATATATCAATTGAAATTATTCAAGCATTTATAAGTGGACTATTCGAGATAACAATAGGATGCAACAATGTATCATTAGTTAGTGGACCTTCTTTAATATTTAAAATATCTCTTTGTACATTTATAATATCTTTTAGTGGAATATCAATACTTGCTCAATGTTGTAACTTTTTATCTCACTCAGATATAAATATACCGATTTATATCTTTAGTAAATTTTTACATGGTATTAATTCATTTCTATTTTGTTATATCCTTTACCCTATATTCAAAAACAGTTTAGATATACAAACTTTTAATAATTCTATTTATTATGATATATATGTTGATAAAATATTTAATAATATGCCTTTTAATAATAATTTATTTTTCGCATTTATTTTAATAGTATATATACTTTCATATGCTAATGATAGATATTCAAAATCAAGTAAAAAATCTTTATTTTAA